The DNA region GAAACTTATATTTTTTAGCTTCATGATTAGATGTTGGTGTGGTCCTTACTCTTCAATTATACTTTAAACAACATGCTGTCTGCCCATTACTTGTTTGCTGCAGTTTATCAACTTTTTCTCTTGTTCCCCCACCGGAGCTAAGCCTGCAAGCTGctgtcaatcacacacacagacacgcccCTTCAGACAGCTGAGACAAAAAGGAGCATTTCTGATATTTCCTCAAACACCTTCTTTTCCCTACCtttcttattaataaaaaagattaTTAACAGTGTATATAttttgaaagaagaaaattAATGTGATCTGAGCTGGACTTTACTGCAGACAATTGAGAGTTTttgttaacgttacctgcatTTCTTCTGTGGGAGGAAACTAGAGTACCTGGAGGAAAGAAAAAGTCTAATTTTTCCCTTCCCTCTTTCTCCTGCTCCTGCTTCACCTCAGCCAAATCCTCCCATCCAAAGAAGACAGgattaacaacaaaaaacaccccCACCTCCATCCCTCATTCTCGTGCATCTAAGGACTCTGCAGCACAAACTGAGGGGACTGATGCAAGGAGCAACCGGAAATCAAACACTCCCATCTCTTCCCACGTACCCCAAAAGGCCCCTGCAGAGACTCCATGCCAGCCTGGGGAGTTAAAATCCTCGCCCCTTTCCTCAGACATCAAGCCAGCCTCATCTAAAGCCTCAGGCAATGAGACAGATGGAACTCAGGCTGCTTCTCAACCTGATCTAGAGTCTAAATCTGATCCCAGTGCCTCTACTGCGAGTGAGGACACCCACAAGGGCATGGCTCCTGAACCGGCTGTCCTGCCTCCCCATATCAACACTGCTACAGAGGACACTTCCTTCTCAGAGGGAGGGACGGACAGCAGCTCACATGGGGAGAAACAGGGGAGAACGGGAGGGgatggaggagaagaagaaaagaagaaaggagaAACAGAGCCTGCTGTGGAGAACAGCCGGAGGTAAAAATGTAGTAAGGACATGAGTtgttcagtttgtctgcttgacaatcccattttgcagcaatacaattgaagagagatgaacaaacagagtaatgtatctttttagataaaacagatgttgacaaagtttccttttggggacataatttgaaattgggaaaaatttgaagttggaaaaaaggtaatgaattgcaatatatcgcagaatattgcaatatgtttaaaatcgcaataatatcgtatcgtgacataagtatcgtgatgatattgtatcgtaaggcctctggtgattcccacccctaatatatttgtatatacatATCTACACAGTATATTACATATCTACACAGTAGTCTTACTGTAGTCACACAAGTGCTGAAATGATGATTGACAATAAATCTctcattttaaataattgtatGCAATAACACAGATCTCAGGATTTgtcctatttcaacaaatatgTGTGTTCACACtgtcttgttgttttttcctgcaGGTCTGCAGACGGCCACGCTGAAAGGCCACATGGCCTCAGTGTGAACATGGAGCAGGCCATGGTGACGGTGATCCCTGATAGGCCGAGAGACAGCCAAACTAGCGACTCTGACTCTGACGGACCAATCCTGTACCGCGAcgaggaggaagacgaggaggaaGATGAGTACACAACCAGTATGGCATTAGTTTTGTAACACATCACACAATAATGGAGATCCACAGAAAAACGCCAATGTCACCTGCAGAACTCGCAGTTTAGAGAAGCTCCTCATGACTGTTTGTACATGgcattaatttattttgtaaacGCTGGCTAAAAACTGGAAATAACGAGCAGCTCTaggtttttgtttacatttgacaCAGTGATGCATGCTCTTCAGAGTACACTGAGTCACTTGTTCATTAGGTTCCTCTTGTACTTTCACACAATTTGTGCATTCCAACAATTCACAGTCATGTGCACCTGCAGTTTGTGGTATAAATCTGGCCGACCAGTGTTCTTAAGTATCATTTAGGGTTCAGTTAAGCATTGAAACGTTAAGAACAGACCATAGTGACTTTAAGGATGTCATGATAGTAAATGCTAAGAATGCCGGCTTTAGAATCCCCTAAACGGCTGACATTTTTAGCTATAGGCTAATCTGGATTGTCAGTGGACGTAAACATGCTGCCATTACTGTGGTTGCATCCTAATTGTCCATGCAGGTTGTTTCAAGGCCCTAAGAAGCCTGTGACTAGTTCTCCCTGTTACGTCTCTGTTCCAGGCGCTCTGGCCATTAAGATCCGCCGACGAGACACCCTAAACATCAAGCTGGGGAATCGACCCAGCAAGAGAGAGCTGGAAGAGAAAAACATTCTGCCGCGGAGCTCCGAGACGGAGAGAAATGAGCTTCGCCAGAAAATAGGCTCCAAACTAGTCAGGTACACTATCAAATTCACACACGCTCAACATGCTGTGAAAATGTAGCTGGGTGTGAATTTTCATATTAGATTTGGCGGAGCTGTGGGGTAATAACAGAGActgttaattattttttggTGTAGTTGTGGGCGGTGTACTAGTACAAATGATGCACAGTAAAAATCTGTGCTGAAGTTTAGTTTGGCCTTTTCTACCAGATAAGGTGGAAAGGCTGGTGGCACACAGCCTTTGAATTAACAACAAGAAAAGGGTGTAAAAGAAAGTTTTTCCCTTTTCTAAAGTCAGTGTGATGTTTAAATCAAATATTATCTGCTCTTCGTAGAAAAGTATGTGAAAACAGTTTTCTCTTTTCAGGCGCCTGAGCCAAAGACCCACCACAGAGGAGCTGGAGCAGAGAAACATCCTCAGGCGTAAGTTTCtgatatatacatactgtactattAAACTGAGGGGTGATGGGATACACGTTTACGGTTATCGTGATGTTTAGAAACTTGAATAGTAATATCACAAAAAGTAAATATGGTTGCATGGAAATGTGTGTGCAGTTGCTGCTTCTTTAATTTTCAAACTTGCCTCATTTTCATTCACACctaacacattttaaatgttaaccctcatgttgtcctcattACTCCAAAAATTAAGTACAATTGCAAGTACTCGattactactttcattgaattttgggtattcagttttatagcatttgaaaagaaTGTATAACATTTGAAAGaattgaaatggtttcaatACCTGACTAAATTTTGACACACGTCTGTGATTCTCCATCAACATACgttcctctaatattagtcaaaatcattcatcatttcaaaattaggtataatctcctataaatgagatttattgaccatgaattccaaaaatacgTGTACAACtattggtaataagttggtgttagtgaaaAATAGTATCAAacgacaaaaaagtgacaaaaacattgaaaaagtgtcAGAAACGTCAGAAAATGTgtccaaaatattttttttaaacagtcaaaaaagtgttaattttgacccagaaagacaacaagtgcatggtcgaccacaagacaacacaagggttaagcatacagtacatacattaGTGGGAATGTGTTTACATGCCAGTGAAAAATGTAGTAACACGGGAAGAGATAATGAGCACTGATGCAATATGCAGCCTTGGTCTTATCGCTCAAGCTTGACATTAACAAACGATATCCCGAGATAGAATTTGCTTAAAAAATTGCTTTTGTTGTAGTAGTTTCCTGCAGTACAACATGTTTCTAAAGATGCATATTTTACTGATTGCACATGTTTAGAAGCCCTGTTTGGGGGGGTTACACTTGATAAAACTAGGAATATGGTTCATCATGGCTTTAGTGAAAGTGACTCATACAATGTTCTTGCCAATTCtgatttcattttctgtcaagcTTTCCATTTGTATTCTCCACACAAAGAGAAGGTCTATGTAGGTCATTATTGCAAAATGATATGTGTCTGTTCCATATCTGAGCAAGAAATGAGAGGTTCCAGGTTATTGTGGTGTCCCAGCTGTGACAGCAACAGATTGCCCGATGCAACCTTGTTTGTCTTAATAATCCGATAGCTGAGACAGATCATATGTCTGTTTAAATTATGAGTTACAGTCTATTAGAAGCTGTACTTTATGTCTCCTACACTGAACTGATGTGCTCAGTCACACTGATGCCTGTATTACTTTACAGACTGCCTCAAAATTGGGTTTATAGACAttta from Perca flavescens isolate YP-PL-M2 chromosome 17, PFLA_1.0, whole genome shotgun sequence includes:
- the phactr2 gene encoding phosphatase and actin regulator 2 isoform X4 translates to MEEEEGDSHPEMKHFSLPWPYPRFRSHSDTSGFRSRMLFRLRGARSVDGLEKSSSLASCDVVVDSAGNTQNAPASRQPRGKLSSLGKLFKPWKWRKKKTSDKFQDLSKVLERKISTRQTREELIKKGVLIPDQDETISSENLNGHATSSVTSEEVKVDIESPETALEEQATGPVHTEDKTAKSSHPKKTGLTTKNTPTSIPHSRASKDSAAQTEGTDARSNRKSNTPISSHVPQKAPAETPCQPGELKSSPLSSDIKPASSKASGNETDGTQAASQPDLESKSDPSASTASEDTHKGMAPEPAVLPPHINTATEDTSFSEGGTDSSSHGEKQGRTGGDGGEEEKKKGETEPAVENSRRSADGHAERPHGLSVNMEQAMVTVIPDRPRDSQTSDSDSDGPILYRDEEEDEEEDEYTTSALAIKIRRRDTLNIKLGNRPSKRELEEKNILPRSSETERNELRQKIGSKLVRRLSQRPTTEELEQRNILRQKNETEEQEAKQEIKRRLSRKLSVRPTVAELVARRILRFNEYVEVTDAKDYDRRADKPWTRLTPADKAAIRKELNEFKSREMEVHEDSKQFTRFHRP